A region of Methanocorpusculum labreanum Z DNA encodes the following proteins:
- a CDS encoding ABC transporter substrate-binding protein — translation MKKLFLFTVALLLLAVIFSAGCVGSNNQDTGKSDYTPVTVENFGRTITITEKPTSVAVAGPNCAEVFVALGLSDIVVGKSCDNHCLGPLPEYAAGYNSMPELTHGYPTLEAVVTSGCDFLYAIDWVFEGDFTVEALEQYGITVYVCEATDYEGVWKEIRELGEIFEVQDAAEAYIASEKARIAAVEKTVSGQDTLKVFIYDSDTGSGVYTAGAPNIETKFIETAGGVNIFDDLDKAWVGVSYEEILARNPDVIIIHDYEEATYEENVEALMHDPILSQLDAVKNKRFVRLSLESALPGSRTAYSIEVIAKGMYPELF, via the coding sequence ATGAAAAAATTATTTCTATTTACAGTCGCCCTTCTATTATTGGCGGTTATATTTAGCGCAGGTTGTGTTGGAAGTAATAATCAGGATACCGGTAAAAGTGATTATACCCCGGTTACTGTGGAAAATTTTGGCAGAACCATTACGATTACCGAAAAACCGACCTCCGTTGCGGTCGCGGGACCAAACTGCGCAGAGGTGTTTGTAGCGTTGGGTTTGAGCGACATCGTTGTCGGCAAGTCCTGTGATAATCACTGCCTCGGTCCTCTGCCGGAATATGCAGCTGGATACAACAGTATGCCCGAATTGACCCATGGCTATCCAACTCTCGAAGCGGTTGTAACGAGCGGGTGTGATTTCCTGTATGCGATTGACTGGGTGTTTGAAGGTGACTTCACTGTAGAAGCTCTTGAGCAGTATGGAATCACCGTATATGTCTGTGAAGCAACAGATTATGAGGGTGTTTGGAAGGAAATAAGGGAACTTGGTGAAATTTTCGAAGTTCAAGATGCTGCAGAAGCCTATATTGCTTCAGAAAAAGCAAGAATTGCTGCAGTTGAAAAAACTGTTTCTGGTCAGGACACGCTGAAAGTATTTATTTATGATTCAGATACCGGAAGCGGTGTTTATACTGCCGGTGCGCCAAATATTGAAACAAAGTTTATTGAAACCGCCGGTGGTGTGAATATCTTTGATGATTTGGACAAAGCATGGGTCGGCGTTTCGTATGAAGAAATACTTGCAAGGAACCCTGATGTTATCATCATTCACGATTATGAAGAGGCAACCTATGAAGAAAATGTTGAGGCTCTCATGCATGATCCAATTTTGTCTCAACTTGATGCAGTGAAGAATAAACGCTTTGTTCGTCTTTCTCTTGAATCTGCTCTGCCTGGTTCCCGAACCGCATATTCGATCGAAGTAATTGCAAAAGGGATGTATCCGGAATTATTCTAA
- the aglJ gene encoding S-layer glycoprotein N-glycosyltransferase AglJ encodes MNKDDVCVLIPTLNEKATIGPVIKELQSLGYRNILIVDGHSTDGTPEIASGLGARILMQNGKGKGAAMIEAFKQITEPYILMLDGDGTNPPEYADAMLEPLVSGRADHVIGDRLGSYEHGALTRLNRLGNTVMNKYFKWAHGVYMTDILSGYRAFTRESIDKMNLSETGFEIETEISSAVVHHNLRFEVVETYYKKRPGSPTKLNPFRDGYKIIRAINRYGKMNNPLFHFSVLGVLLGLAGFITGIYVLVDWFKGIEHLPMTILTMLLIVTGILTFMIGLISDMILAYHREQILELEKIRAELEELKKK; translated from the coding sequence ATGAATAAAGACGACGTCTGTGTACTGATCCCGACACTCAACGAGAAAGCAACGATCGGACCGGTCATCAAGGAGCTGCAGAGTCTTGGTTACCGGAATATCCTGATAGTTGACGGGCACTCCACCGACGGGACGCCGGAAATTGCATCGGGACTCGGTGCCAGGATCCTTATGCAAAACGGCAAAGGAAAAGGAGCTGCGATGATCGAAGCATTCAAACAGATCACCGAACCCTACATCCTTATGCTGGACGGAGACGGAACCAACCCTCCGGAATACGCCGATGCAATGCTCGAACCGCTTGTATCGGGAAGAGCCGACCATGTGATCGGGGACCGGCTCGGCAGTTATGAGCACGGAGCACTCACCCGTTTGAATCGCCTTGGAAACACTGTCATGAACAAGTATTTCAAATGGGCGCACGGGGTCTATATGACGGATATCCTGTCAGGGTATCGGGCGTTCACCAGAGAATCCATCGATAAGATGAATCTTTCCGAGACAGGATTTGAAATCGAGACGGAGATCAGTTCGGCCGTTGTGCATCACAACCTCAGATTCGAGGTTGTCGAAACATATTATAAGAAGCGGCCGGGATCCCCCACGAAACTGAATCCTTTCCGTGACGGATACAAAATCATCAGGGCCATAAACAGATACGGGAAGATGAATAATCCCTTGTTCCATTTCAGCGTTCTTGGAGTACTTCTGGGCCTAGCAGGCTTCATTACCGGCATTTATGTTCTGGTGGATTGGTTTAAGGGGATCGAACATCTGCCGATGACGATTCTGACCATGCTCCTGATTGTGACCGGCATTCTCACATTTATGATCGGCCTCATCAGCGACATGATCCTCGCTTACCACCGGGAACAGATCCTTGAACTGGAAAAGATCCGTGCCGAACTTGAAGAGCTGAAAAAAAAGTAA
- a CDS encoding DHA2 family efflux MFS transporter permease subunit, whose protein sequence is MIQTSSLQQYFLMILASTAVFLDYLDTSIVSIALPTISADLGIGSLTASWVMTSYLLALGSTLLLFGKLADRTGRDREIFIAGFVLFTVSSFLCGVSANIEVLIGFRVIQGIAAGMMVSTATMLITTRLPSGIRGMGMGVIATAGGIALALGPGLGGLVTEFISWHWIFFINVPIGVAAVILAVFLIPGSEIHSVAKQPFDCFGALLLALTLVSLLMGLELVLSDGWTLWVIVLFLIVPIFGYVFFRRELRHPDPVLSAKLFLNRTVMWASLSTLLVTLVYLGIVYLIPFYLTGSIQMSVAAAGLVMLLAPVSMALIGIPAGALSEKIGCMRLCNLAAVLMAGGLVFLVFSVVLSFLPLLFVGLLLLGLGMGLNEGPSMQRITLHCPRELQGSSGGLIFTVMNIGCILGVAVFSAAASLGSGGSDIYTDQGVIAACIAGIIAAVCAYLSSRLARDQILC, encoded by the coding sequence ATGATCCAAACCAGTAGTCTCCAACAATACTTTCTGATGATCCTTGCGAGTACTGCCGTGTTTCTGGATTATCTGGATACGAGCATCGTTTCGATAGCTTTACCGACGATCTCTGCCGATCTCGGCATTGGGTCGCTGACTGCTTCATGGGTGATGACGTCGTATCTTCTTGCTCTTGGGAGTACACTTCTTCTCTTCGGGAAACTTGCCGACAGGACCGGACGCGACAGGGAGATCTTCATTGCCGGATTCGTTTTATTTACAGTCTCTTCATTTCTCTGCGGCGTGTCTGCGAATATCGAAGTCCTGATCGGATTTCGGGTCATTCAGGGGATTGCCGCCGGGATGATGGTATCTACGGCGACCATGCTGATCACAACACGCCTGCCATCCGGGATACGGGGGATGGGAATGGGGGTTATTGCGACCGCCGGCGGTATTGCGCTGGCGCTTGGCCCCGGCCTCGGCGGGTTGGTTACCGAGTTCATCAGCTGGCACTGGATCTTTTTCATTAATGTACCGATAGGAGTTGCCGCTGTTATCCTCGCAGTATTTCTGATCCCGGGATCGGAGATCCACTCGGTGGCAAAACAGCCGTTCGATTGTTTTGGAGCTCTCCTTTTGGCTTTGACGCTTGTATCTTTACTCATGGGTCTTGAGCTTGTTTTGTCGGATGGATGGACTCTTTGGGTAATTGTGCTCTTTCTCATTGTCCCGATTTTCGGGTATGTTTTTTTCCGGCGGGAACTGCGGCATCCGGATCCAGTTCTTTCAGCCAAACTTTTTTTAAACCGTACAGTGATGTGGGCATCTCTTTCGACGTTACTGGTCACTCTTGTCTATCTGGGAATCGTTTACCTGATACCCTTTTATTTGACGGGTTCAATTCAGATGTCTGTCGCCGCGGCAGGACTCGTAATGCTTCTTGCCCCAGTTTCGATGGCTCTCATCGGAATTCCGGCTGGTGCTTTGTCGGAAAAGATTGGGTGCATGCGTCTATGCAATCTCGCAGCGGTTTTGATGGCAGGGGGTCTTGTGTTCCTTGTGTTCAGTGTTGTGCTCTCCTTTCTGCCTTTGCTTTTTGTCGGACTGCTGCTTCTTGGTCTTGGGATGGGACTGAATGAAGGGCCGAGCATGCAGCGGATAACTCTCCACTGTCCCCGCGAACTTCAGGGGTCTTCGGGCGGTCTGATATTTACGGTAATGAACATCGGGTGTATTCTTGGAGTGGCTGTGTTTTCTGCGGCTGCCTCACTTGGATCGGGTGGCAGTGATATATATACTGATCAGGGTGTTATTGCTGCCTGCATTGCGGGAATAATCGCCGCTGTTTGTGCCTATCTCTCTTCGCGTCTTGCACGCGATCAAATCCTTTGTTAA
- a CDS encoding MIP/aquaporin family protein, with protein sequence MDLARRCFAELIGTMILVFIGCGSVVIMLMLAAGTTPSTSFDIGIGALGGMGDWFGISAAFGLAVAAVIYALGTVSGAHINPAVSIALCSIRKFPVKDTIAYVIAQCIGAGIGAALLFFIIGPESLSVGGLGATAPFPGISLWQALLAEIVGTFILMLVIMGVAVDKKAPAGFAGLAIGAAVTAVILATGNISGGSINPARSFGPDIMRLILSGSDALWTTYPIYVVGPIVGAVLAAFFYVFVAGKRE encoded by the coding sequence ATGGATCTCGCAAGACGGTGTTTTGCGGAATTAATCGGGACGATGATCCTTGTGTTCATCGGGTGTGGCTCCGTCGTGATCATGCTGATGCTTGCGGCAGGCACGACCCCGTCGACCTCATTCGACATAGGGATAGGTGCCCTTGGCGGAATGGGTGACTGGTTCGGCATCAGTGCGGCCTTCGGTCTTGCCGTAGCGGCAGTAATCTATGCTCTAGGCACGGTGTCTGGAGCCCACATCAATCCGGCAGTCAGCATCGCGCTTTGTTCGATTCGGAAATTCCCAGTAAAAGATACGATCGCATACGTGATTGCCCAGTGTATCGGAGCAGGAATTGGAGCAGCTTTGCTGTTTTTCATCATCGGCCCCGAATCCCTTAGCGTTGGCGGGCTCGGTGCGACCGCTCCTTTCCCGGGGATCTCTCTCTGGCAGGCTCTTCTGGCCGAAATCGTCGGCACCTTCATCTTAATGCTCGTCATTATGGGTGTTGCTGTTGACAAGAAAGCTCCCGCAGGATTTGCCGGACTTGCGATCGGCGCCGCCGTTACTGCCGTCATCCTTGCCACAGGGAATATCTCCGGCGGTTCGATCAATCCGGCTCGATCATTCGGTCCGGATATTATGAGACTGATACTTTCAGGTTCTGATGCCCTTTGGACAACATACCCGATCTATGTGGTCGGACCGATCGTCGGTGCCGTACTCGCTGCGTTCTTCTATGTTTTCGTAGCGGGAAAACGGGAGTGA
- a CDS encoding ABC transporter ATP-binding protein, with the protein MMTNKLEVQHLSYAYYDEDVISDIDLYVGENEFVGLVGPNGCGKSTILKNIYGSLHTNRGRILLDDEPISRMNAKQIARKMAVVGQENEFDFDFSVNEMVAMGRSPHKKLFDPDTKEDADIIMEALQRVGMLSMIDRKYSTLSGGEKQRVLIARAIAQKTDFFILDEPTNHLDISFQLQVCEIVRGLGVTVLTAMHDLNLAALFCDRIYVIKEHAVYRFGTAEEILTPQLIKEVFGVTADVKIHPVTKKPNIIFIPDLS; encoded by the coding sequence ATGATGACCAATAAATTAGAGGTACAACATTTGTCATATGCCTATTATGATGAGGATGTTATCTCTGACATTGATCTGTATGTTGGAGAAAACGAGTTTGTTGGTCTTGTTGGTCCAAATGGATGTGGAAAATCGACCATTCTAAAAAACATTTATGGCAGCCTGCATACGAATCGCGGGAGGATTTTATTGGATGATGAACCAATCTCCCGCATGAATGCAAAACAAATCGCTCGGAAAATGGCAGTTGTTGGTCAGGAAAATGAGTTCGACTTTGATTTCAGTGTGAATGAAATGGTGGCAATGGGTCGGTCCCCGCACAAAAAACTGTTCGATCCCGATACCAAAGAAGATGCAGATATCATTATGGAGGCGCTTCAGCGGGTAGGCATGTTGTCCATGATTGATAGGAAATATTCTACCCTTTCCGGAGGGGAGAAACAGCGTGTTCTCATTGCCCGGGCCATTGCCCAGAAGACGGATTTTTTCATATTGGATGAACCAACCAATCATCTGGACATCAGTTTTCAGCTACAGGTTTGTGAAATTGTTCGAGGTCTTGGTGTTACGGTTCTAACAGCAATGCATGATCTGAATCTGGCAGCTCTCTTTTGTGACCGGATTTATGTTATCAAAGAACATGCCGTGTATCGTTTTGGTACTGCTGAAGAGATCCTTACTCCTCAACTTATCAAAGAGGTGTTTGGGGTAACAGCCGATGTCAAAATTCATCCCGTTACAAAAAAACCAAATATCATTTTTATTCCGGATCTATCCTGA
- a CDS encoding argininosuccinate synthase: protein MTDTNEKTGKGTVVLAFSGGLDTSICVPILKNMYGYDRVVTVAADVGQPESEVKMATDKGNLIADKHYTLDLKDAFVKNHVFPAIKANALYEGYPMGTSLARPIIAEEIVKIAKKENAAAIGHGCTGKGNDQLRFDYIFRMHGFDIVAPMREHNMTREWEIDYAEQNNVPIPVKKSTPWSVDENIWSRSIEGGRLEEPDYHPPEEIYHWTAALKDTPNEPEIVTIGFENGVPVSLNGKKMSGVELIVTLNKLAGKHSVGRNDMVEDRVLGLKARENYEHPAATVLIAAHKDLEKLVLSRAELKFKNMVDDQWAELAYMGLIHEPLYHDLNAFINKTQERVTGTVDVQLYKGGLHIMGRASPNAIYSMDMVSFDSTTIDQRDAIGYSKYFGIQGRMLWQLQNK, encoded by the coding sequence ATGACAGATACAAATGAGAAAACAGGGAAAGGCACTGTTGTCCTCGCCTTTTCCGGAGGTCTCGACACCTCAATCTGTGTTCCAATCTTAAAGAACATGTACGGATACGATCGTGTGGTCACGGTTGCGGCAGACGTTGGTCAGCCCGAAAGCGAAGTCAAGATGGCGACCGATAAAGGAAACCTCATCGCCGACAAGCACTATACCCTTGATCTTAAGGATGCATTCGTCAAAAATCATGTCTTCCCGGCAATCAAGGCAAATGCGCTTTACGAAGGATATCCGATGGGCACATCCCTCGCCCGCCCGATCATCGCAGAAGAGATCGTAAAGATTGCAAAAAAGGAAAATGCAGCGGCTATCGGACATGGATGTACCGGCAAAGGAAACGATCAGCTTCGATTCGATTACATCTTCCGCATGCACGGATTCGACATTGTAGCCCCCATGCGTGAACACAATATGACCCGTGAATGGGAAATCGATTACGCAGAACAGAACAACGTCCCAATCCCAGTCAAGAAATCCACGCCGTGGAGTGTTGATGAGAACATCTGGTCACGCAGCATCGAAGGCGGCCGCCTTGAAGAGCCGGACTACCACCCCCCCGAAGAGATCTATCACTGGACTGCAGCTCTCAAAGACACGCCGAACGAACCGGAAATCGTCACGATCGGATTTGAAAACGGTGTGCCGGTATCCCTTAACGGCAAAAAGATGAGCGGCGTTGAGCTGATCGTCACGCTCAACAAACTTGCCGGAAAACACAGCGTCGGCAGAAACGATATGGTCGAAGACCGTGTGCTTGGTCTGAAAGCCAGAGAAAATTACGAACACCCCGCGGCAACCGTTCTGATTGCAGCTCACAAAGATCTGGAAAAACTGGTCCTTTCCCGGGCGGAGCTGAAGTTCAAGAACATGGTCGATGATCAGTGGGCAGAACTCGCCTATATGGGACTTATCCACGAACCGCTCTACCACGACCTGAATGCGTTCATCAACAAAACGCAGGAACGCGTCACCGGAACGGTAGATGTTCAACTCTATAAAGGAGGCCTTCACATCATGGGCAGAGCTTCACCGAATGCGATCTACTCTATGGACATGGTGTCCTTTGATTCAACGACCATCGATCAGCGGGATGCTATCGGCTACTCCAAATACTTCGGCATCCAGGGCAGAATGCTCTGGCAGCTCCAGAACAAGTAA
- a CDS encoding FecCD family ABC transporter permease: MLLAVGLGPVSVSPATTINVIFSQFPILQNLVSGNYTQLDYNIVWGLRLPRVLLGFIVGASLAVCGVAMQALVRNKLADPFVLGVSSGACASATLFMVTGTFAFLGTYALSFNAFLGAAASIILVYWLSRVKGRINIPTLLLSGVAIAMILDAVTKTIALSAPNALAVHNLDFWMTGSLAGAKWGYLTLPLVMMLLCLFYLVIHYRTLNLLLLGDNTAGTLGVNVGRTQKMLVLISSLLAGVTIAVSGSIGFVGLMIPHISRMLVGSDHKKVLPLCVLLGGFLVVWTDVAARLLLAPEELPVGILTAIIGGPCFIALLKSKAGRAI; the protein is encoded by the coding sequence ATGCTGCTTGCTGTCGGTCTTGGACCGGTAAGCGTTAGTCCTGCAACAACAATCAATGTTATTTTCAGTCAGTTTCCCATTCTGCAAAATCTGGTCAGCGGCAACTACACGCAGCTTGATTACAATATTGTTTGGGGGCTTCGTCTCCCAAGGGTACTTCTTGGTTTTATCGTTGGAGCTTCGCTCGCTGTTTGCGGGGTTGCTATGCAGGCACTTGTCCGCAATAAATTAGCAGACCCCTTCGTTCTCGGTGTCTCTTCCGGTGCTTGCGCCTCAGCCACATTATTTATGGTCACTGGAACATTTGCCTTTCTTGGGACCTACGCACTTTCATTCAACGCATTTTTAGGCGCTGCCGCATCAATTATCCTTGTTTATTGGCTTTCCCGTGTAAAGGGGCGCATCAACATTCCTACACTCCTTCTTTCTGGTGTTGCTATTGCCATGATTTTGGATGCCGTAACAAAAACCATTGCTCTCAGCGCGCCGAATGCACTTGCCGTACACAATCTTGATTTCTGGATGACTGGGTCATTAGCTGGTGCAAAATGGGGTTATCTCACTCTTCCCCTTGTAATGATGCTTCTATGTCTGTTCTACCTCGTCATCCACTACCGTACCTTGAACCTTCTTCTTCTCGGGGATAATACTGCTGGCACGCTTGGTGTAAATGTTGGACGAACACAAAAAATGCTGGTTCTTATCTCCTCCCTTCTAGCCGGTGTCACGATTGCCGTCAGTGGTTCAATTGGATTTGTCGGATTGATGATCCCTCACATCAGCAGGATGCTTGTGGGAAGCGATCACAAAAAAGTCCTACCGTTATGTGTACTCCTTGGCGGATTCCTTGTTGTATGGACGGATGTAGCCGCCCGCCTCCTTCTCGCTCCCGAAGAACTGCCGGTAGGAATACTTACGGCAATTATCGGTGGTCCCTGTTTTATAGCACTGCTTAAAAGTAAAGCAGGAAGGGCAATATGA
- a CDS encoding DUF2180 family protein: protein MKCYVCEQEGVDRDATGVCIVCGMGLCTKHMVRSDVETWEGGYPFPAKKLKHPIPRILCPECSKAWNGEK, encoded by the coding sequence ATGAAATGTTACGTATGTGAGCAGGAGGGGGTTGACCGGGACGCAACCGGTGTCTGTATCGTATGCGGCATGGGTCTCTGCACGAAACATATGGTTCGTTCGGATGTAGAGACTTGGGAGGGGGGATATCCCTTCCCTGCAAAGAAACTGAAGCATCCGATCCCCCGGATACTTTGTCCTGAATGCAGTAAAGCCTGGAACGGAGAGAAATAA
- a CDS encoding Hsp20/alpha crystallin family protein, producing the protein MSIRFCPFSFGTLGSELDTLFSEMEERAENLASRSESLKTIAKNAVPRITGDFHIDLCETPTEIIITCDLPGIEKQDVSVKLLNETSLQIKTTYDREVSKTDASGVYHLRERRAGSGERIIHLPAEVISDGAKASFKNGIVEITLPKVVTDAGIPIEIE; encoded by the coding sequence ATGTCAATTCGATTCTGCCCATTCAGCTTTGGAACACTTGGTTCTGAACTCGACACGCTCTTCTCCGAGATGGAGGAACGTGCCGAGAATCTTGCATCGCGCTCAGAAAGCTTGAAAACAATTGCAAAAAATGCCGTCCCGAGAATCACCGGAGATTTCCACATCGATCTGTGCGAGACTCCAACCGAGATCATCATTACCTGCGATCTCCCGGGAATTGAAAAACAGGATGTTTCAGTAAAACTTCTGAACGAAACATCCCTTCAGATCAAAACAACGTATGACCGTGAGGTTTCGAAGACGGATGCCTCGGGCGTCTATCATTTACGTGAACGCAGAGCCGGGTCGGGAGAGAGAATCATCCACCTCCCGGCAGAGGTTATTTCCGACGGAGCAAAAGCCTCGTTCAAAAACGGCATCGTAGAGATCACCCTCCCAAAAGTCGTAACGGACGCCGGGATACCGATCGAGATCGAGTAA
- a CDS encoding DUF2193 domain-containing protein, giving the protein MSELYKKMIDEAMAAQHADVSVLKARRGKHFTLKDARPYVEAVEKMTVGPKQSAAVINLHKESVKTHFNVLSGLTRHVKPEDDPFVEHYQTPVILEILRDQDPKFAKSLEIFADSIKTHEAIIGKEAARCYAGFYGPTCVVDFALMPGSTSNVVNQVLTKTDIPVAHKQAILAAKSWGMNTSYGIGDLFAKRMEAGDSLAEASRKEVRQLQDLYRNPVEAQAKLMQKAGMKSFSARRYMENYRKGMEKAVKAAVDDGVHYGNIATIPAYCVGDVSHHISQSTYNMCKDDVIMATIEAVTNVIEKTLLAAVPSIKTPYQLLNVATGASAAATEYLLELDAFNAPMIVDLLTKRYHNLVMIKPTRGAAAELHNCDFMDMIYRGWKILDKAERVKNGSGQPLVPKIDGIPIDLSPIHENEILMNPQRYAYPACAITVRASALMRLADYPCLLTSEPITATMMTNIIALDKKTVAAPVRACKSCATACLVGSRHQYCQYREAV; this is encoded by the coding sequence ATGTCCGAACTCTACAAAAAAATGATTGACGAGGCAATGGCTGCACAGCATGCCGACGTCAGCGTTCTCAAAGCGAGACGTGGAAAGCATTTCACGCTCAAGGATGCCCGCCCCTATGTTGAGGCGGTGGAAAAGATGACTGTTGGTCCAAAACAGAGCGCCGCGGTCATTAATCTGCACAAAGAATCCGTGAAAACGCACTTCAATGTTCTCTCGGGCTTGACCCGTCACGTCAAACCGGAAGACGATCCCTTTGTCGAACATTATCAGACACCCGTCATTTTGGAAATTCTCCGTGATCAGGATCCAAAGTTTGCAAAGAGTCTGGAGATCTTTGCCGACTCGATCAAAACCCACGAGGCAATCATCGGGAAGGAAGCTGCACGCTGTTATGCAGGGTTCTACGGACCAACTTGTGTCGTCGACTTTGCTTTGATGCCGGGTTCAACCAGCAATGTCGTCAACCAGGTGCTCACGAAAACCGACATCCCGGTCGCTCACAAACAGGCGATTCTCGCTGCCAAATCCTGGGGTATGAACACCTCGTACGGTATCGGCGATCTGTTTGCAAAACGTATGGAAGCAGGTGATTCCCTTGCCGAAGCCTCGAGAAAGGAGGTTCGTCAGCTTCAGGACCTCTACCGCAATCCGGTAGAAGCACAGGCCAAGCTCATGCAGAAAGCGGGTATGAAATCCTTCTCCGCCAGGAGATATATGGAGAACTACCGCAAAGGTATGGAAAAGGCGGTCAAGGCTGCGGTTGATGACGGGGTCCATTATGGAAACATCGCCACGATCCCTGCATACTGTGTAGGGGATGTATCCCACCACATTTCCCAGTCCACCTACAACATGTGCAAGGATGATGTGATCATGGCAACGATCGAGGCCGTAACTAATGTTATTGAAAAAACGCTTCTTGCCGCCGTTCCAAGCATTAAGACCCCGTATCAGCTGTTGAATGTCGCAACCGGCGCCTCGGCCGCGGCGACCGAGTATCTTCTGGAACTCGATGCATTCAATGCTCCGATGATCGTTGATCTTCTGACGAAGAGATACCACAACCTTGTGATGATCAAACCGACCAGAGGAGCTGCTGCAGAACTGCACAACTGCGATTTCATGGATATGATCTACCGCGGCTGGAAGATCCTTGACAAAGCCGAGAGAGTGAAGAACGGATCGGGCCAGCCGCTTGTTCCGAAGATCGACGGCATTCCAATCGATCTCTCACCCATCCACGAGAATGAGATCCTGATGAATCCCCAGCGCTATGCATACCCCGCATGTGCCATCACCGTTCGTGCCTCCGCCCTTATGCGGCTTGCCGACTATCCGTGTCTCCTGACCAGCGAACCGATCACCGCAACCATGATGACAAACATCATTGCACTCGACAAAAAGACCGTTGCCGCGCCGGTACGTGCCTGTAAGAGCTGTGCAACTGCGTGTCTTGTCGGTTCACGCCACCAGTATTGCCAGTACCGAGAGGCTGTCTAA